CTGCATCAGCCGGATTGACCATCACCTCCGGCCTGCCCTCCTTGTCGCGCGAGGTCTTGGTCTCGGCAAAGGTCGAGTTGAGAAAATTGCGGGCGGGTGACGTGGCAAGCCGGAACGGATGCTCACTATCCGCTGTCTCGATCACATCCATCTGATCGGGGAAAACCGGAAGCGCGGCCACCGGCCCCAGAGACCCCAGCGCTCGCGGCGGTTTGTTGGGCGTGGGCGTTCCTTCCCAATCGGGCCTGAAGCGGAATTTCCCATCGGGATGGGCAAAGCCTTTGAGATAATGCGCCTCTTCGAACGGCGGCTGGCAATCCAGCCATTTGTCCTGCTCGAAACTGGCAAAATCCGGTTTGCCGCTGGCCGACAGGATATGGTCGATATGCTCGCGCTCGCTAAGGCCGAACCCCGGAAGATCCGACACGCCGAGCCGTTTGGCCAGTTCCTCAATAACAAAGAGATTGGTGCGCACCGTTTCCGGCGGCTCGACCAGTTTAGGGCCAATCAGCATATGGCTCTGGCCACCACCACGATAGAGATCGTCATGCTCAACGAACATCGTTGCCGGAAGGACCAGATCGGCAAGCTCTGCTGTTTCCGTCATGAAATGCTCATGCACGGCCACAAACAGATCATCCCGCAGAAAGCCCTGTTTTACCAACCGCTGTTCCGGCGCAACATTGACCGGGTTGGTGTTCTGGATCAGCATCGCCGTCACCGGACCACGATGGCGCAGCGCCTCGGCGTCGCCGGTCAGCACCCGGCCAACCTGCGACTGGTCCAGCATGCGAATGTCAGGATCGACAAACGCCGTCCCCATCAACTCGGCCTTGTTGAGCTTGAAAATATCGCTGTTGGAATGAAAAGCCCCACCGCCTTCATATTGCCAGCTGCCCAGCACGGTCGAAAGCGAAAGGGCGGCATGCATGGAAACCGCACCGTTGCGGCTGCGGGTAAAACCGTAGCCAAGGCGGAAGAATGTCTTTTTGGTCTCGCCGACCAATTTGGCGAAGCCTTCGATCTCTTCAATTGAAAGACCGGTGATGCTGGCGGCCCATTCCGGGGTCTTGTCCTTCAGATGCGCTTCCAGCCCGGCGGGATCATCGGCATAGTCAGCCATATACTCCCAGTCGGCATAACCGTCACGAAAGGCGATATGCATGGCGGCGCAGGCCAGCGCCGCATCGGTTCCGGGGCGTAGAATGAGGCCCATATCGGCCTGTTTCATGGTCGGATTATCGTAGATATCGATGACGACGATTTTCGCGCCGCGATTTTTACGCGCCGCCACCGCATGGGTCATGACATTGACTTGGGTCGCCACCGCATTGGTGCCCCAGATCACCACGCAATCGGCAACCGCCATTTCGCGTGGGTCCGGGCCGCGCAGCGTGCCGGTGCCCATCACATAGCCGGTCCAGGCGAGATTGGTGCAGATCGAGCCGAAAAAGCCGGAATATTTCTTGGCATGGCGCAGCCGCTCTATCGAATCGCGCTGCACCTGCCCCATCGTCCCGGCATAGAAATAGGGCCAGACGGCCTCGCTGCCATGCAATTGCTCGGCTTTGATGAAGGCATTGGCGATTTCATCCAGCGCCGCATCCCAGGAAATTTCCTGCCAGCTGCCCGCCCCTTTTGCGCCTTTCCGGCGCTGCGGCACAAGCAAGCGGTCGGGGTGATAGAGCCGCTCTGTATAGCGCGCCACCTTGGCGCAGATCACGCCTGCGGTATAGCTATTGTCGCGCGCGCCGCGCATCCGTCCGATCCTGCCGTCCGGGGTCAGATCAACCTCAAGCGCGCAGGTGGATGGACAGTCATGCGGACAGGCCGTATGACCAACGGAAGTTTTCAAGGCGGGGCTGATGATGTTCATGGCAAAGTTATAGGCCAAGCCTGCAAGGCTCAAAAGCCCCATTCCAAAATTTCACCGGACCCATCGGAAAAGCGCATGAATTACCGCCACATCTACCACGCAGGCAATTTCGCGGACGTGCTGAAGCATGCCGTGCTGGCGCGGCTGGTCATTTATCTCCAGCAGAAGGACAAGGCATTCCGGGTGCTGGATACCCATGCGGGCATCGGTCTTTACGATCTGTCCTCAGACGAATCGCAAAAAACCGGCGAATGGCTAGGCGGAATTGGTAAATTGCTGGAGGCCGAGCTGACACCGACAGCGACCGATGTGCTGAAGCCCTATCTCGATGTCGTGCGGGCACTGAACCCGCAGGGCGGCCTGACCCGCTATCCCGGCTCGCCGAAGCTGGCGCGCGACCTGTTTCGCCCGCAGGACCGTTTGTCGGCGATGGAGCTGCATCCGGACGATTGCCGCACACTTTCCCGGCTGTTCGAAGGCGATTACCAGGCGCGGATCACCGAACTGGATGGCTGGCTAGCGCTGGGCGCTCATCTGCCACCCAAGGAAAAACGCGGCATCGTGCTGGTTGATCCGCCCTTCGAGTTGGACGGAGAATATGAGCGGCTGGTCGATGGATTGGCGCGGGCCTATCGCCGGTTTTCCGCCGGGGTCTATTGCCTCTGGTATCCCATCAAGAAGGGTGCGCCGATTGCCGCGTTTCACGAGGCCTTGAAAGAAACGGGCATCCCCAAAATGCTCTGCGCGGAACTGTCGGTGAAAAGCGACCGCGATTTGACCGGTCTGTCCGGCTCCGGCCTGATCATCGTCAACCCGCCCTTCACCCTCAAAGATGAATTGCATGCGCTGCTGCCCGAATTGAAGCGGGTGCTGGCGCAGGACCGCTATGCCTCGCAACGCTGCTTCTGGCTGCGCGGCGAAGAGTAAACTCCACCTGACACGCGAACAGGACCAAACCGATGAAGCTGCTTTATGCTCCCGCCTCACCCTATTCCTCCAAGGTCAGGATGGCCGCCCGCGCCACCGGCATCACTCTTGAGGAAATCAAGGTCGACACCAATGCCAATCCGTCCGAACTGATCGACAACAATCCGCTGGGCAAGATTCCGACCCTGATCACCGACGAGGGCCAGGCGATTTACGACAGCCGCGCCATCATGCTCTATCTGAATCGGATTTCGGACGGTGGCCTCTATCCGAAAAAGGACGAAAAGCGCACCGAGGCCGAGGTGCTGGAAGCGCTGTGCGATGGCATCACCGATTGCCTTCTGGCGATCGTCTATGAGAAGCGCCTGCATCCGCCGGAAAAGATCCACCAGCCCTATATCGACCGGCAATGGGAAAAGGTCACACGCGGCCTTGACTATCTCGAAGCCCATATGCCGAAGATGGGCAAGAAGCTGAACGGCGGCCATTTTTCCATGGCGGGCCTGCTCGGCTACCTGATGCTGCGCTTTCCGGGCGAATGGGAAAATGGTCATGTGGCGCTGACCGAATGGCCGGTGCTGTTTGCCAAGAAATTCGATGGGTATCAGTTGCTGCGACCGCAGGCCTGAAAGTTTTTCCAAGCTTGAAAAGTCTTCCCAGAATCAAGAAGCCCGGCGCTAAGGCCGGGCTTCTTTCGAAATCACGATAATCGGCTGATCAGAACTTCATGCCGATACCAACCTTGACGCTCTGGTCGTCAAAGCCGCGCGATACCTTGGAACCGCCGATGTTGTAGTCCTTGTTCTGGTAATCGGTGTAGCGGTATTCCACACGAGTGGTGATGTTATTGGTCACCATGGCTTCGACACCTGCACCGACCGTGTAGCCGAGAGCTGCCTTGCTGTCAGAACCGCCAGCACCGGAAATCTTGGTGTCAGCCGCAGCCACACCGGCTGTGCCGTAAACCATGAATGGGTTGAGGTCGTAGCCGACGCGGCCACGAATAGAGCCGTTTACGCCCTGCTTGCCGGTCAGGCCAGCGCCGGAGCGGCTACCATTGCCGTCATAACCGATGTCAGCTTCACCACCGTAAACGATCTTGTCGTTCTGCATGTTGTAGCCGCCATAGACCTGGCCGCCGAAGGCACGGGCGCTGAACTTGCTGCCGTGCGAACGACCCATTGTATAGGTGCCTGCACCGCCGACATAAGCACCGGCCCAGTTGCTGACCGGAGCCGGCATATCGACGGCTG
The nucleotide sequence above comes from Agrobacterium vitis. Encoded proteins:
- a CDS encoding 23S rRNA (adenine(2030)-N(6))-methyltransferase RlmJ, with protein sequence MNYRHIYHAGNFADVLKHAVLARLVIYLQQKDKAFRVLDTHAGIGLYDLSSDESQKTGEWLGGIGKLLEAELTPTATDVLKPYLDVVRALNPQGGLTRYPGSPKLARDLFRPQDRLSAMELHPDDCRTLSRLFEGDYQARITELDGWLALGAHLPPKEKRGIVLVDPPFELDGEYERLVDGLARAYRRFSAGVYCLWYPIKKGAPIAAFHEALKETGIPKMLCAELSVKSDRDLTGLSGSGLIIVNPPFTLKDELHALLPELKRVLAQDRYASQRCFWLRGEE
- a CDS encoding outer membrane protein, which translates into the protein MRTLVMILLASSAGLSLVTGAHAADAVMSVPEAPAAVDMPAPVSNWAGAYVGGAGTYTMGRSHGSKFSARAFGGQVYGGYNMQNDKIVYGGEADIGYDGNGSRSGAGLTGKQGVNGSIRGRVGYDLNPFMVYGTAGVAAADTKISGAGGSDSKAALGYTVGAGVEAMVTNNITTRVEYRYTDYQNKDYNIGGSKVSRGFDDQSVKVGIGMKF
- a CDS encoding glutathione S-transferase family protein; protein product: MKLLYAPASPYSSKVRMAARATGITLEEIKVDTNANPSELIDNNPLGKIPTLITDEGQAIYDSRAIMLYLNRISDGGLYPKKDEKRTEAEVLEALCDGITDCLLAIVYEKRLHPPEKIHQPYIDRQWEKVTRGLDYLEAHMPKMGKKLNGGHFSMAGLLGYLMLRFPGEWENGHVALTEWPVLFAKKFDGYQLLRPQA
- a CDS encoding molybdopterin oxidoreductase family protein gives rise to the protein MNIISPALKTSVGHTACPHDCPSTCALEVDLTPDGRIGRMRGARDNSYTAGVICAKVARYTERLYHPDRLLVPQRRKGAKGAGSWQEISWDAALDEIANAFIKAEQLHGSEAVWPYFYAGTMGQVQRDSIERLRHAKKYSGFFGSICTNLAWTGYVMGTGTLRGPDPREMAVADCVVIWGTNAVATQVNVMTHAVAARKNRGAKIVVIDIYDNPTMKQADMGLILRPGTDAALACAAMHIAFRDGYADWEYMADYADDPAGLEAHLKDKTPEWAASITGLSIEEIEGFAKLVGETKKTFFRLGYGFTRSRNGAVSMHAALSLSTVLGSWQYEGGGAFHSNSDIFKLNKAELMGTAFVDPDIRMLDQSQVGRVLTGDAEALRHRGPVTAMLIQNTNPVNVAPEQRLVKQGFLRDDLFVAVHEHFMTETAELADLVLPATMFVEHDDLYRGGGQSHMLIGPKLVEPPETVRTNLFVIEELAKRLGVSDLPGFGLSEREHIDHILSASGKPDFASFEQDKWLDCQPPFEEAHYLKGFAHPDGKFRFRPDWEGTPTPNKPPRALGSLGPVAALPVFPDQMDVIETADSEHPFRLATSPARNFLNSTFAETKTSRDKEGRPEVMVNPADAVVLGIGHGDVVRIGNRRGALRIHVNITDAVKPGVLVAEGLWPNKAHLDGEGINVLTGADAPAPHGGAAFHDNKVWVRVS